A region from the Cryptosporangium arvum DSM 44712 genome encodes:
- a CDS encoding copper resistance CopC family protein translates to MSSSPAAGSTVVVPPREISLTFAGEIRGGFSTVVVTGPEGTAYGDGKPRAAGRVLRQAVRPLVGGRYTVAWRIVSSDGHPLQGVFTFTADPTRTGASPGGSRPTGVTSAPQSSSAPGSSPAPGSSSAPDSAPGSDSDSGSGSGSGSGSGSTPGAVSGSDSAQGSDLAPGPDSDSGSGSGSDSGSGSGSDSGSGSGSDSGSGSDSGSAGAVDGSSGNGDASVGGDGAFLWAAGVGMFVVVAGLVALGRRRRFRDGEVSR, encoded by the coding sequence GTGAGTAGTAGTCCGGCGGCGGGGAGCACGGTCGTGGTGCCGCCGCGGGAGATCTCGCTGACGTTCGCGGGCGAGATCCGCGGCGGGTTCAGCACCGTGGTGGTGACCGGTCCGGAGGGGACCGCGTACGGCGACGGGAAGCCGCGTGCTGCCGGGCGGGTGCTGCGTCAAGCCGTGCGACCGCTGGTCGGGGGCCGGTACACGGTGGCGTGGCGGATCGTGTCCAGCGATGGCCACCCGCTGCAGGGTGTCTTCACGTTCACCGCCGATCCGACTCGGACCGGAGCGTCCCCGGGCGGTTCCCGGCCCACGGGCGTGACTTCGGCGCCGCAGTCGTCCTCGGCACCAGGCTCCTCCCCCGCACCAGGCTCGTCCTCCGCGCCGGACTCCGCGCCGGGCTCCGACTCGGACTCGGGCTCGGGCTCGGGCTCGGGCTCGGGCTCGGGCTCGACGCCGGGCGCAGTCTCGGGCTCGGACTCCGCGCAGGGCTCGGACTTGGCGCCGGGCCCGGACTCGGACTCCGGGTCGGGCTCGGGCTCGGACTCCGGGTCGGGCTCGGGCTCGGACTCCGGGTCGGGCTCGGGCTCGGACTCCGGGTCGGGCTCGGACTCGGGGTCGGCTGGGGCTGTTGATGGCTCGAGCGGGAACGGTGATGCCTCGGTCGGTGGGGACGGGGCGTTCCTCTGGGCCGCGGGGGTGGGGATGTTCGTCGTCGTCGCCGGGCTCGTGGCTCTGGGGCGGAGGCGTCGTTTCCGCGACGGCGAGGTCTCGCGATGA
- a CDS encoding tripartite tricarboxylate transporter permease encodes MEGVLDGFAVVLEPGNLLYCLLGVVIGMLIGVLPGLGPAATIAILLPVTFGLEPVTAIIMLAGIFYGAQYGGTITSVLLRLPGEASSVVTVFDGHALARQGRAGTALGIAAIGSFVGGTVSIVALSLLAPFVASFALDFGPPEYTALALLGILLISTISQGGRIKALTAAALGLLLAVVGRDGFTSAERFTFDNLSLADGLDFVPIAMGLFGLGEILHNLEERHRAAPEPAPVHNVWPSVADLRQASGAIGRGGVLGFVLGVLPGGGAVMSSLAAYAVEKRRSKHPERFGHGAIEGVAAPETANNAAATSSFIPLLSLGIPANATMAVIFGALLIQGITPGPQLVTEHPELFWGVVNSMYIGNVLLLIMSIPLVGLFVRILRVRPAILAPITTLITLIGAYTVNNSVFDIGLVVAFGVLGYLMRKFGFDPGPLVLAFVLGSLLETSLRRSLLLFDGDPTGFLTRPISGTLLALFVLVALAPVARARLRKRDRIAG; translated from the coding sequence ATGGAAGGCGTGCTCGACGGCTTCGCCGTCGTCCTGGAGCCGGGCAACCTGCTGTACTGCCTGCTCGGCGTGGTCATCGGCATGCTCATCGGCGTGCTGCCCGGCCTCGGTCCCGCGGCGACGATCGCCATCCTGCTGCCGGTCACGTTCGGGCTGGAGCCGGTCACCGCGATCATCATGCTCGCCGGGATCTTCTACGGCGCCCAGTACGGCGGCACGATCACCAGCGTGCTGCTGCGCCTGCCGGGCGAGGCGTCGTCGGTGGTCACGGTGTTCGACGGGCACGCGCTGGCCCGGCAGGGACGGGCCGGCACCGCGCTGGGCATCGCCGCGATCGGCTCGTTCGTCGGCGGCACGGTCTCGATCGTCGCGCTGAGCCTCCTCGCGCCGTTCGTGGCCTCGTTCGCGCTCGACTTCGGCCCGCCCGAGTACACCGCGCTCGCGCTTCTCGGCATCCTGCTGATCTCGACGATCTCCCAGGGCGGACGGATCAAGGCGCTGACCGCGGCCGCGCTCGGCCTGCTGCTCGCCGTCGTCGGCCGGGACGGGTTCACCAGCGCCGAGCGGTTCACCTTCGACAACCTCTCGCTCGCCGACGGGCTGGACTTCGTCCCGATCGCGATGGGGTTGTTCGGACTCGGGGAGATCCTGCACAACCTGGAGGAACGCCACCGGGCGGCACCGGAACCGGCGCCCGTGCACAACGTCTGGCCGAGCGTCGCGGATCTCCGGCAGGCGAGCGGGGCGATCGGCCGGGGCGGTGTGCTCGGGTTCGTGCTCGGCGTGCTGCCGGGCGGTGGGGCCGTGATGTCGTCGCTGGCCGCGTACGCGGTGGAGAAACGCCGCTCCAAGCACCCCGAACGGTTCGGGCACGGCGCGATCGAAGGGGTCGCCGCTCCGGAGACCGCGAACAACGCGGCCGCGACCTCGTCGTTCATCCCGTTGCTGTCGCTCGGGATCCCGGCCAACGCGACGATGGCGGTCATCTTCGGCGCGCTGCTCATCCAGGGCATCACGCCGGGCCCGCAGCTGGTCACCGAGCACCCCGAGCTGTTCTGGGGTGTCGTCAACTCGATGTACATCGGCAACGTGCTGCTGCTGATCATGAGCATCCCGCTGGTCGGGCTGTTCGTGCGCATCCTGCGGGTCCGCCCGGCGATCCTGGCTCCGATCACGACGCTGATCACGCTGATCGGCGCGTACACGGTGAACAACAGCGTGTTCGACATCGGGCTGGTCGTCGCGTTCGGTGTGCTCGGGTACCTGATGAGGAAGTTCGGGTTCGACCCTGGTCCGCTGGTGCTCGCGTTCGTGCTCGGCTCGCTGCTCGAGACGTCGCTGCGCCGGTCGTTGCTGCTGTTCGACGGCGACCCGACCGGCTTCCTGACCCGCCCCATCTCCGGGACGCTGCTCGCGCTGTTCGTGCTCGTCGCGCTGGCTCCGGTGGCCCGCGCCCGGCTCCGGAAGCGTGATCGAATAGCGGGGTGA
- a CDS encoding superoxide dismutase — MATYSLPDLPYDYAALEPAITGEILELHHAKHHAAYVKGANDTVEQLAEVRAKDGFTPTGLVGLEKTLAFNLSGHVLHTQFWQNLTPDGGDRPDGVLGDAITEHFGSFEAFQKQLTVATTSVQGSGWGVLAHEPVSGTLLIHQVYDHHGNVGLNTTPLLVFDAWEHAYYLQYRNVRPDYVQKLWSLVNWADVASRYAAAVAP, encoded by the coding sequence ATGGCCACGTACTCGCTGCCGGACCTGCCGTACGACTACGCGGCGCTCGAGCCCGCGATCACCGGCGAGATCCTCGAGCTGCACCACGCCAAACACCACGCCGCCTACGTGAAGGGCGCCAACGACACCGTGGAGCAGCTCGCGGAGGTGCGCGCGAAGGACGGCTTCACCCCGACCGGGCTGGTCGGGCTGGAGAAGACGCTCGCGTTCAACCTCTCCGGGCACGTGCTGCACACCCAGTTCTGGCAGAACCTCACGCCCGACGGCGGCGACCGTCCCGACGGGGTCCTCGGTGACGCGATCACCGAGCACTTCGGCTCGTTCGAGGCCTTCCAGAAGCAGCTCACCGTGGCCACGACGAGCGTGCAGGGCTCCGGCTGGGGTGTGCTCGCACACGAGCCGGTCAGCGGCACGCTGCTGATCCACCAGGTCTACGACCACCACGGCAACGTCGGGCTCAACACCACCCCGCTGCTGGTCTTCGACGCCTGGGAGCACGCCTACTACCTGCAGTACCGCAACGTCCGGCCGGACTACGTGCAGAAGCTGTGGTCGCTGGTCAACTGGGCCGACGTGGCGTCCCGGTACGCGGCGGCGGTCGCGCCGTGA
- a CDS encoding MFS transporter: MWPLYAAGFTTAFGAHGIAANLGGFSDDAVTSLLVLGGLLALYDGAEVVLKPVFGTLADRIGARPVLLGGLVAFALASAVYVVADSHAWLWAARLGQGAAASAFSPSASTLVARLNPAAKHGRAFGSYGFYKSIGYTLGPLLGGVLVWAGGLRLLFTVLAVLGAAVAVWALLAVPVVPPLPKTRQTLVDLGRRLADPGFLLPTGALAGATAALSAGVGFLPVSGRVAGLGTIATGAAVSLLAACAAVVQPRAGRALDAGRLTARAGLSTGLAVTAAGLAAATIPGPAGVLIAAALIGAGTGVITPLAFAALAANTPEERLGQTMGSAELGREIGDAGGPLLVAGVAAALTLTFGFAALAVVLAVIAVVVVRGRS; encoded by the coding sequence ATGTGGCCGCTCTACGCCGCCGGCTTCACGACGGCGTTCGGCGCGCACGGCATCGCCGCGAACCTCGGGGGGTTCTCCGACGACGCGGTCACGTCGCTGCTGGTGCTCGGCGGCCTGCTGGCGCTCTACGACGGCGCCGAGGTCGTCCTCAAGCCGGTGTTCGGCACGCTGGCCGACCGGATCGGGGCGCGGCCGGTGCTGCTCGGCGGGCTGGTGGCGTTCGCGCTCGCGTCCGCGGTGTACGTGGTGGCCGACAGCCACGCCTGGCTGTGGGCGGCGCGCCTGGGCCAGGGCGCGGCCGCCTCGGCGTTCTCGCCGTCGGCGTCGACGCTCGTGGCCCGGCTGAACCCGGCCGCGAAACACGGGAGGGCGTTCGGGTCGTACGGGTTCTACAAGTCGATCGGGTACACGCTCGGGCCGCTGCTCGGCGGGGTGCTGGTGTGGGCCGGTGGGCTGCGGTTGCTGTTCACGGTGCTCGCGGTGCTCGGCGCGGCGGTGGCGGTGTGGGCGCTCCTCGCGGTGCCGGTGGTGCCGCCACTGCCCAAGACCCGGCAGACGCTCGTCGACCTGGGCCGGCGGCTGGCCGACCCGGGCTTCCTGCTCCCGACCGGCGCGCTGGCCGGAGCCACCGCCGCGCTCTCCGCCGGCGTCGGGTTCCTGCCGGTGAGCGGCCGGGTCGCCGGACTGGGCACGATCGCGACCGGAGCGGCGGTGTCGCTGCTGGCCGCGTGCGCGGCGGTCGTCCAACCGCGAGCGGGGCGCGCGCTGGACGCCGGGCGCCTGACCGCCCGGGCCGGTCTCAGCACCGGGCTGGCCGTGACCGCTGCCGGGCTGGCCGCCGCGACGATCCCCGGACCGGCCGGGGTGCTGATCGCGGCCGCGCTGATCGGGGCCGGCACCGGCGTCATCACACCGTTGGCGTTCGCGGCGCTGGCCGCGAACACACCGGAGGAACGGCTCGGCCAGACGATGGGCAGCGCCGAACTGGGCCGCGAGATCGGCGACGCCGGTGGTCCGTTGCTGGTGGCGGGGGTGGCGGCGGCGCTGACGCTCACGTTCGGCTTCGCGGCGCTCGCGGTGGTCCTGGCGGTGATCGCGGTGGTCGTGGTGCGCGGCCGGTCGTGA
- a CDS encoding iron ABC transporter permease translates to MTAPRRTVGPVDALGLAARRRRTLGWLTALTLGLLATVVAGLGSGAVGVSPATVAAILGHHLAGWPGDATWDLAEDAIVWDVRAPRVVLGALVGAGLAVCGVALQAMVRNVLADPYLLGINSGASSGAAAAILFGFGAGFGEHALPFSAFLGALAASFGVFLLARSGGRVTSLRLLLAGVAVGYALYAATSFLIFASGSAEGARSVMFWLLGSLGLAQWNAPLAVVAVVVTLTTALLTIWGRRTDSLAIGDETAHTLGASPERFRVRLLVVVALCIGVLVSASGSIGFVGLVVPHLARRLVGATHVRVVPVAALLGALLLIWADVIARTLLQPQEIPIGIITSLLGAPFLLVLIRRFHAS, encoded by the coding sequence ATGACTGCACCAAGGAGGACCGTGGGGCCCGTCGACGCGCTCGGGTTAGCCGCCCGGCGGCGGCGCACGCTGGGATGGCTCACCGCGCTGACGCTCGGCCTGCTCGCCACCGTGGTCGCCGGGCTCGGCTCCGGCGCGGTCGGGGTCAGCCCGGCCACGGTCGCCGCGATCCTCGGCCACCACCTGGCCGGCTGGCCCGGCGACGCCACCTGGGACCTCGCCGAGGACGCGATCGTCTGGGACGTCCGCGCGCCCCGGGTGGTGCTCGGCGCGCTGGTCGGCGCGGGGCTGGCGGTCTGCGGGGTCGCGCTGCAGGCGATGGTGCGCAACGTCCTGGCCGACCCGTACCTGCTCGGCATCAACTCGGGCGCGTCCAGCGGCGCCGCGGCGGCGATCCTGTTCGGTTTCGGCGCCGGGTTCGGTGAGCACGCGCTGCCGTTCAGCGCGTTCCTCGGTGCGCTCGCCGCGTCGTTCGGCGTGTTCCTGCTGGCCCGCAGCGGCGGCCGCGTCACGTCGCTGCGGTTGCTGCTCGCGGGCGTCGCGGTCGGCTACGCGCTCTACGCCGCCACCAGCTTCCTGATCTTCGCGTCCGGCTCCGCCGAGGGCGCCCGCTCGGTGATGTTCTGGCTGCTCGGCTCGCTCGGCCTGGCCCAGTGGAACGCACCGCTGGCGGTGGTGGCGGTCGTCGTCACGCTGACGACGGCGCTGCTGACGATCTGGGGACGGCGGACGGACTCGCTGGCCATCGGCGACGAGACCGCGCACACGCTCGGCGCATCCCCCGAACGGTTCCGCGTCCGGCTCCTGGTCGTCGTCGCGCTGTGCATCGGCGTGCTGGTGTCCGCGTCGGGCTCGATCGGGTTCGTCGGCCTGGTCGTGCCGCACCTGGCGCGGCGGCTGGTGGGGGCCACCCACGTCCGGGTCGTCCCGGTCGCCGCGCTGCTCGGCGCGCTCCTGCTGATCTGGGCCGACGTGATCGCGCGGACGCTGCTCCAGCCGCAGGAGATCCCGATCGGGATCATCACGTCCCTGCTCGGCGCCCCCTTCCTGCTCGTGCTGATCCGCCGTTTCCACGCCTCGTGA
- a CDS encoding tripartite tricarboxylate transporter TctB family protein, whose amino-acid sequence MTSTSAGDRPEPGERPADGPVVEEPVAPTPVAGEPVAEGVPPAGPVANLVVAGVVVAIGVAAFVGALGLGLGSAAAPGPGLWPAIVSGSLAVLGGVLAARARGTDDAERFTRTGLLVVAAVATMVVFVAVVGLVGFELPTAALAFVWLRFLGHESWRVSIAVSLAATIVFYALFVGALDVTIPHLF is encoded by the coding sequence GTGACCTCGACGTCCGCCGGGGACCGGCCCGAACCCGGCGAGCGACCGGCGGACGGGCCGGTCGTGGAGGAGCCGGTCGCGCCGACGCCGGTCGCCGGGGAGCCGGTCGCGGAGGGGGTGCCGCCGGCGGGGCCGGTGGCGAACCTCGTCGTGGCGGGGGTGGTGGTGGCGATCGGGGTGGCGGCCTTCGTCGGCGCGCTCGGGCTGGGGCTCGGGAGCGCGGCGGCGCCGGGGCCCGGGCTGTGGCCGGCGATCGTCAGCGGGTCGCTGGCCGTGCTGGGTGGCGTGCTCGCCGCCCGCGCCCGCGGCACCGACGACGCCGAGCGCTTCACCCGCACCGGCCTGCTCGTCGTCGCCGCGGTCGCGACGATGGTCGTGTTCGTCGCCGTGGTCGGGCTGGTCGGCTTCGAGCTGCCCACCGCGGCGCTCGCGTTCGTTTGGCTGCGCTTCCTCGGTCACGAGTCCTGGCGCGTGTCGATCGCGGTGAGCCTCGCCGCGACGATCGTCTTCTACGCCCTCTTCGTCGGCGCGCTCGACGTCACCATTCCGCACTTGTTCTAA
- a CDS encoding ABC transporter substrate-binding protein, producing MRRLALATVVLLVTAACGSGSGTTSTGSGGAYPVTISNCGTDVTFDAEPERVVLLKSAAVPFLHELGVLDRVTARAGQYPKAYYDAGTLAELDRIPLLTDKTDTSGHLQISPEVVIAQKPDLVLGQVDNLSRETLSAVDIPLIEEPALCETTTTAPTFDDVYRQLENYGKVFDEPSADAVAALRKRTAAATAKQPGGRTAAVLYPTVGGGTTYAYGTLSMADPQLTAAGFTNVFGDVDERVFEVTREELLGRDPDVLILLHSDGDPKAVEQAVTGAPGAERLTAVRDGAVLTQLFNFTEPPSPLSITGLEMIRKHFG from the coding sequence GTGCGCAGACTCGCCCTGGCCACCGTCGTTCTCCTGGTCACCGCCGCCTGCGGCAGCGGCAGCGGGACCACCTCGACCGGCTCCGGCGGCGCCTACCCGGTCACGATCTCCAACTGCGGCACCGACGTGACGTTCGACGCCGAGCCCGAACGCGTCGTGCTGCTCAAGAGCGCCGCCGTGCCGTTCCTGCACGAACTCGGCGTCCTGGACCGCGTCACCGCCCGCGCCGGCCAGTACCCGAAGGCCTACTACGACGCCGGGACGCTCGCCGAGCTCGACCGGATCCCGCTGCTCACCGACAAGACCGACACCAGCGGCCACCTGCAGATCTCCCCGGAGGTGGTGATCGCGCAGAAGCCCGACCTGGTGCTGGGCCAGGTCGACAACCTCTCCCGCGAGACGCTGTCGGCCGTCGACATCCCGCTGATCGAGGAACCGGCGCTCTGCGAGACGACGACGACCGCGCCGACGTTCGACGACGTCTACCGGCAGCTGGAGAACTACGGCAAGGTCTTCGACGAGCCGTCCGCGGACGCCGTCGCCGCGCTGCGGAAACGCACCGCGGCGGCTACGGCGAAGCAGCCGGGCGGACGCACGGCCGCGGTGCTCTACCCCACCGTCGGCGGCGGCACGACCTACGCCTACGGCACGCTGAGCATGGCCGACCCGCAGCTGACCGCGGCCGGGTTCACGAACGTCTTCGGCGACGTCGACGAACGTGTCTTCGAGGTGACCCGCGAGGAACTGCTCGGCCGCGACCCCGACGTGCTGATCCTGCTCCACAGCGACGGCGACCCGAAGGCCGTCGAGCAGGCGGTCACCGGCGCACCGGGCGCGGAGCGGCTCACCGCCGTCCGTGACGGCGCCGTGCTGACGCAGCTGTTCAACTTCACCGAACCGCCGTCGCCGCTGTCGATCACCGGCCTGGAGATGATCCGGAAGCACTTCGGATGA
- a CDS encoding cytochrome c oxidase assembly protein has protein sequence MTATAAARGRSRRRAMTIGLAAGAAVTGSGVLAGALRFGQALEAAIPGLPTPGAFTSWGLPLATGLATAAGTVAVGTAFVGAFLVPGAPPATGATSAPGTAPDSPDEPDARTPAETTAGSAAKSAAKNATRISTGDTTGYGTGNATGSSAEKSTGSAAGKSTGSAAGRSTKNAAEKSTGSAAGRSVEGATGRSTENAAGGDTGSATERAAGNGTESAAGRSTGSATGNGAGSGAGSGSAVERRAGPGGMMGAAGYRLVRAASWAAVAWFVAVGAAVLLTTSDLLGVPASGIGATETLSFVKDVSQGRALAVQGGLALVVAVGGRLVLSRNGAAWVAVAALAGIVPPAFTGHAAGAGNHAVAVTGLAFHVVGAALWTGGLVALLLIRRTDVLAPAARAYSRIALWCFVAVGLSGVLNAWVRLGTVDALLHSRYGTLVVGKAVALVVLGVVGALHRARTLTRLPTAFRRLAAGEVLVFAATTGLAVALSRSPTPVPTDPVDPDPTTDLVGFGMPPVPTLGRLITLWYPDLWFATIVVVGAGLYLAGVLRLRRRGVRWPRNRTAFWLGGLLLLAAVTLTGVGRYSFVLFSVHMFQHMVLSMAVPILLVLGAPATLALRALDARSPRAWLLAVLHSQALTVLSHPVVATGLFVGSLYGLYFSDLFEDAMRSHEGHLVMLTHFVLVGYLFFWVVIGVDPGPRRLPYPVRIPVHFAGMAMHAFFGVALMQAGTVIAEPWYAGLHRPWLTDLLADQNLAAGITWAFGELPSAAVLAALFWQWVRADEREQRRVDRGPADRDLAEYNAALRALHRADPP, from the coding sequence ATGACGGCGACCGCAGCGGCGCGCGGGCGCTCGCGGCGACGGGCGATGACGATCGGGCTCGCGGCGGGGGCGGCGGTCACCGGGTCGGGGGTGCTCGCCGGCGCGCTGCGGTTCGGCCAGGCGCTGGAGGCGGCGATCCCCGGTCTGCCGACACCGGGCGCGTTCACCTCGTGGGGGCTGCCGCTCGCCACCGGTCTCGCGACCGCCGCCGGGACCGTCGCGGTCGGCACCGCGTTCGTCGGAGCCTTCCTCGTCCCTGGTGCCCCACCCGCCACCGGCGCCACTTCCGCGCCGGGCACCGCCCCCGACTCCCCCGACGAGCCCGACGCCCGAACCCCCGCCGAAACCACGGCCGGGAGCGCGGCCAAAAGCGCGGCCAAGAACGCGACGAGGATAAGCACCGGCGACACAACCGGTTATGGCACCGGGAACGCAACCGGGAGTAGCGCCGAGAAAAGCACCGGAAGCGCCGCCGGGAAAAGCACCGGAAGCGCGGCCGGGAGAAGCACCAAAAACGCCGCCGAGAAAAGCACCGGAAGCGCGGCCGGGAGAAGCGTCGAAGGTGCGACCGGTAGAAGCACCGAGAACGCGGCCGGAGGAGACACCGGGAGCGCGACCGAACGGGCGGCCGGGAACGGCACCGAGAGTGCGGCCGGGAGAAGCACCGGGAGTGCGACTGGGAATGGTGCCGGGAGTGGGGCCGGCTCGGGGAGCGCGGTCGAGCGTCGGGCCGGGCCCGGGGGGATGATGGGGGCGGCGGGGTACCGGTTGGTGCGGGCCGCGTCCTGGGCGGCGGTGGCGTGGTTCGTCGCGGTCGGCGCGGCGGTTCTGCTCACCACGTCGGACCTGCTCGGCGTTCCCGCCTCCGGTATCGGCGCGACCGAGACGCTCAGTTTCGTCAAGGACGTCTCGCAGGGGCGGGCGCTGGCGGTCCAGGGTGGGCTGGCCCTCGTCGTGGCGGTCGGGGGGCGGCTCGTGCTCTCCCGCAACGGTGCGGCCTGGGTCGCGGTGGCCGCGCTCGCCGGGATCGTGCCGCCGGCGTTCACCGGTCACGCCGCCGGGGCGGGGAACCACGCGGTGGCGGTCACCGGCCTCGCGTTCCACGTCGTCGGCGCGGCACTGTGGACCGGCGGGCTCGTCGCGCTCCTGCTGATCCGCCGCACCGACGTCCTGGCGCCGGCGGCGCGGGCCTACTCGCGGATCGCGCTGTGGTGTTTCGTCGCGGTCGGGCTCTCCGGGGTGCTGAACGCCTGGGTGCGTCTGGGCACGGTGGACGCGCTCCTGCACTCGCGGTACGGCACGCTCGTCGTCGGCAAGGCGGTCGCGCTCGTCGTGCTCGGGGTGGTCGGCGCGCTGCACCGGGCCCGCACGCTGACGCGGCTGCCCACCGCGTTCCGGCGGCTCGCGGCGGGTGAGGTGCTCGTCTTCGCGGCCACGACCGGGCTGGCGGTGGCGCTCTCGCGCAGCCCCACGCCGGTGCCCACCGACCCGGTCGACCCCGACCCGACCACCGACCTCGTCGGCTTCGGGATGCCGCCGGTTCCGACCCTGGGGCGGTTGATCACGCTCTGGTACCCCGACCTGTGGTTCGCCACGATCGTCGTCGTCGGCGCGGGGCTCTACCTGGCCGGTGTGCTCCGGCTACGCCGACGGGGCGTCCGCTGGCCCCGGAACCGCACCGCTTTCTGGCTGGGCGGGCTGCTCCTGCTCGCCGCGGTCACGCTGACCGGCGTCGGCCGGTACAGCTTCGTGCTGTTCAGCGTGCACATGTTCCAGCACATGGTGTTGTCGATGGCGGTGCCGATCCTGCTGGTGCTCGGCGCACCGGCCACGCTCGCGCTGCGGGCGCTCGATGCGCGGAGCCCGCGCGCGTGGCTCCTGGCCGTCCTGCACTCGCAGGCCCTCACGGTGCTGAGCCACCCCGTCGTCGCGACCGGGCTGTTCGTCGGCAGCCTCTACGGTCTGTACTTCTCCGACCTGTTCGAGGACGCCATGCGCTCCCACGAGGGGCACCTGGTCATGCTCACGCACTTCGTGCTCGTCGGGTACCTGTTCTTCTGGGTGGTGATCGGGGTCGATCCGGGGCCGAGGCGGCTGCCGTACCCGGTGCGGATCCCGGTCCATTTCGCGGGCATGGCGATGCACGCGTTCTTCGGTGTCGCGCTGATGCAGGCGGGCACGGTGATCGCCGAGCCGTGGTACGCCGGGCTGCACCGTCCGTGGCTCACCGATCTGCTGGCCGACCAGAACCTCGCCGCCGGCATCACCTGGGCGTTCGGCGAGCTCCCGTCGGCGGCGGTGCTCGCGGCGCTGTTCTGGCAGTGGGTGCGCGCCGACGAACGCGAACAACGCCGCGTCGACCGTGGGCCGGCCGACCGGGACCTCGCCGAGTACAACGCGGCGCTGCGGGCGCTGCACCGGGCCGATCCGCCGTGA
- a CDS encoding tripartite tricarboxylate transporter substrate binding protein produces MKRVAVLALVAVLAGCGGNLGESSDDESSYPDRAITLLVGQDAGGSTDLIARALAEQVSDDLGKPVTVVNRPGANGGVAAKELAGTEPDGYTVMMFVGSLAYITPLAVAPGQAVDITKYDVVTGVSQDDYVLVTTPAKKFTTVKDIVDAGRAIKYGTTGVGTGSQLSSALLFAQAKVNATAVPFDGGAPTLTAVLGGQVDVASVQLGEAQEQIKAGKLVPLVTFAQKRPTYLPDTPTAKEAGYNAPVQQSRAVVAPDGTPTAVVDRLRGAFGKAFDAREYQDFNTERLLTPNEVDGKTLLDQWTGSLRTYRSLTEQYGIDLAGK; encoded by the coding sequence ATGAAGCGTGTCGCCGTTCTCGCTCTAGTCGCCGTTCTGGCCGGGTGCGGAGGGAACCTGGGCGAGTCCTCCGACGACGAATCGTCCTATCCCGATCGGGCGATCACGCTGCTCGTCGGCCAGGACGCCGGTGGCTCGACCGACCTGATCGCCCGGGCACTGGCCGAGCAGGTCAGCGACGACCTCGGCAAACCGGTCACGGTCGTCAACCGGCCCGGCGCCAACGGGGGCGTCGCGGCGAAGGAGCTCGCCGGCACCGAGCCCGACGGGTACACCGTGATGATGTTCGTCGGCTCGCTGGCCTACATCACGCCACTGGCGGTGGCGCCCGGCCAGGCCGTCGACATCACGAAGTACGACGTCGTCACCGGCGTCTCCCAGGACGACTACGTCCTGGTCACCACGCCGGCGAAGAAGTTCACCACGGTCAAGGACATCGTCGACGCCGGGCGGGCGATCAAGTACGGCACGACCGGTGTGGGCACCGGGAGCCAGCTGAGCTCCGCGCTGCTGTTCGCGCAGGCGAAGGTGAACGCGACCGCGGTGCCGTTCGACGGCGGCGCACCCACGTTGACCGCGGTGCTCGGCGGCCAGGTCGACGTGGCGTCCGTGCAGCTCGGCGAGGCCCAGGAGCAGATCAAGGCCGGGAAACTGGTGCCGCTGGTGACGTTCGCGCAGAAGCGTCCGACGTACCTGCCGGACACACCGACGGCGAAGGAAGCCGGGTACAACGCGCCGGTGCAGCAGTCGCGGGCCGTGGTGGCGCCGGACGGGACGCCCACCGCGGTGGTCGACCGGCTCCGGGGCGCGTTCGGGAAGGCGTTCGACGCCCGGGAGTACCAGGACTTCAACACCGAGCGCCTGCTGACGCCGAACGAGGTCGACGGGAAGACGCTGCTCGACCAGTGGACCGGTTCGCTCCGGACGTACCGGTCGCTGACCGAGCAGTACGGCATCGACCTGGCCGGCAAGTGA